One Denticeps clupeoides chromosome 10, fDenClu1.1, whole genome shotgun sequence genomic window carries:
- the sla2b gene encoding src-like-adapter 2, whose translation MGSRPSKERRGSGSHATFLGPEETAEPVVLDSGRYVVVALYDYPSGGPAECCVRVGERLGVLSDEGEWWRVKSSSTGKESYIPSNYTTKVYNRWQYESISREKAEELLRLPYNQTGSFLIRESQTHLGSHSLSVRKSSSTDQCNIRHYRIHQLENGWHFITPRLTFPTLASLVEHYTETKDGLCCLLREPCFIQGSNNVPVITGPPPMAIRKPTLNWKDVNSTMIFGPSKADLEDSLVSEGLREAINSYLYMTEECGECLESWET comes from the exons ATGGGCAGCAGGCCCAGCAAAGAGCGGCGGGGATCCGGCTCTCATGCCACCTTCCTGGGGCCGGAAGAGACAGCTGAACCGGTGGTTCTCG ACAGCGGCAGGTACGTCGTGGTTGCTCTGTATGACTACCCGTCTGGAGGCCCAGCTGAATGCTGTGTTCGAGTTGGAGAGCGACTTGGTGTGCTCTCAGA TGAGGGCGAATGGTGGAGGGTGAAGTCGTCTTCCACAGGAAAGGAGAGCTACATCCCCAGTAACTACACCACCAAGGTGTACAACAG GTGGCAGTATGAGAgcatcagcagagagaaagctGAGGAGCTGCTGCGGCTTCCATACAACCAAACGGGGTCTTTCCTCATCCGAGAGAGCCAGACCCACCTGG GTTCCCACTCTCTGTCTGTGCGTAAGAGCAGCAGCACGGACCAGTGTAACATCAGACACTACCGCATCCATCAGCTGGAGAACGGGTGGCACTTCATCACGCCCCGCCTCACCTTCCCCACCCTGGCCTCGCTGGTGGAGCACTACACAG AGACAAAAGATGGCTTGTGCTGTTTGCTGAGAGAACCTTGCTTCATCCAAGGGTCCAACAATGTCCCGGTGATAACTGGCCCCCCTCCCATGGCCATCAGGAAACCTACGCTCAATTGGAAAGATGTGAACAG TACCATGATCTTTGGTCCTAGCAAGGCTGACTTGGAAGACTCTCTGGTTAGCGAGGGCCTGAGGGAGGCAATCAATTCCTACCTTTACATGACAGAGGAGTGTGGGGAGTGCCTGGAGAGCTGGGAGACCTGA
- the edem2 gene encoding ER degradation-enhancing alpha-mannosidase-like protein 2, with product MHYFFMNKLLCTVLYATYIFPAVSYGQAREMSEEEMAQYRERVKAMFYHAYNSYLDNAYPYDELRPLTCDGQDTWGSFSLTLIDALDTLLILGNRTEFQRVTSLLQDTVDFEIDVNASVFETNIRVVGGLLSAHLLSKQAGVELEEGWPCSGPLLRMAEDAARKLLPAFQTPTGMPYGTVNLLRGVNPTETPVTCTAGVGTFILEFATLSRLTGNPVFEEVARKALRALWKTRSDIGLVGNHIDVITSKWVAQDAGIGAGIDSYFEYLVKGAIMLQDEELLFMFREFDRSVRNHTKFDDWYLWVQMHKGTVSMPVFQSLEAFWPGLQSLLGDLDSAMRTFHNYYTVWRQFGGLPEFYSIPQGYTVDKREGYPLRPELIESAMYLYRATGDPTFLQLGRDAVESIEKISRVKCGFASIKDIRDHKLDNRMESFFLAETIKYLYLLFDPENFLHNTGSTFDLGGPQGDCVLGAGGYIFNTEAHPLDPAALHCCSRAQEERLELHELLLTLSEPHGTSSNGTQRRSDSETPDPSTLGSRESIVMKPGSQRTNTLSCPTQPFSARLAVMGQVFSDNT from the exons atgcattatttctTCATGAATAAACTCCTGTGTACTGTTTTATACGCCACGTACATCTTCCCCGCTGTCAGTTATGGTCAGGCGAGAGAGATGTCGGAAGAAGAGATGGCCCAGTACAG AGAAAGGGTAAAGGCCATGTTCTATCATGCCTACAACAGTTACTTGGATAATGCTTACCCATACGATGAGCtgcgacctctgacctgtgaTGGCCAGGATACATGGGGCAG CTTTTCACTTACCCTGATTGATGCCCTGGATACCCTGTTG ATATTAGGAAACCGCACAGAGTTTCAGCGTGTCACGTCGCTCCTTCAGGACACAGTGGACTTTGAGATTGATGTCAATGCGTCTGTGTTTGAGACCAACATCAGAG TGGTCGGTGGCCTTCTCTCAGCCCATTTGCTCTCAAAGCAGGCTGGGGTGGAGTTAGAGGAGGGCTGGCCCTGTTCAGGGCCGCTACTACGTATGGCCGAGGACGCTGCGCGGAAACTTTTACCAG CATTCCAGACTCCCACTGGAATGCCCTATGGCACTGTGAACCTACTGAGAGGAGTGAACCCAACAGAGACTCCTGTGACCTGCACCGCGGGGGTGGGCACCTTCATTTTGGAGTTTGCCACCCTGAGCCGTCTGACAGGCAATCCCGTCTTTGAGGAGGTGGCACGGAAGGCCCTTCGCGCTCTCTGGAAGACGCGATCAGACATTGGACTG GTGGGGAACCATATTGATGTCATTACATCCAAGTGGGTGGCCCAGGATGCAGGGATTGGTGCGGGCATCGACTCATACTTTGAGTACCTTGTGAAGGGTGCCATCATGCTGCAAGATGAAGAACTTCTTTTCATGTTCCGGG AGTTTGACCGTTCGGTGAGGAACCACACTAAGTTTGATGACTGGTACCTGTGGGTTCAGATGCATAAGGGAACAGTGTCCATGCCTGTTTTTCAGTCCCTGGAGGCATTCTGGCCAGGACTGCAG AGCTTGTTAGGCGACCTCGATAGTGCCATGAGGACCTTCCATAACTACTACACGGTGTGGCGGCAGTTCGGTGGGCTGCCTGAGTTTTACAGCATCCCCCAGGGGTACACAGTGGACAAGAGAGAGGGCTACCCACTGCGACCAG AACTGATCGAAAGTGCAATGTACCTGTACAGAGCCACTGGAGACCCAACGTTTCTGCAGCTCGGCCGCGATGCAGTGGAGTCTATTGAGAAGATCAGTCGAGTCAAATGCGGATTTGCCAGT ATAAAAGACATTAGGGACCACAAACTGGACAACCGCATGGAGTCTTTCTTCCTGGCTGAAACCATTAAGTACCTCTATCTACTTTTTGACCCAGAGAACTTCCTTCACAACACCGGCTCTACGTTTGATCTGGGTGGGCCACAGGGGGACTGTGTTCTGGGGGCAGGGGGTTACATCTTCAACACAGAGGCACATCCGCTGGACCCTGCTGCCCTGCACTGTTGCAGCCGGGCACAGGAAGAACGTCTGGAGCTCCATGAGCTTCTTCTGACACTAAGTGAGCCCCATGGCACCTCTTCCAATGGAACGCAAAGGCGAAGTGATTCTGAAACGCCTGATCCCAGCACTCTGGGCTCCAGAGAGAGCATTGTGATGAAGCCTGGGAGCCAGAGAACCAACACACTGTCCTGCCCAACACAACCTTTCAGTGCTAGACTGGCAGTCATGGGACAGGTCTTTAGTGACAACACATAA
- the LOC114798772 gene encoding NUAK family SNF1-like kinase 2 isoform X1 — protein sequence MRDGAYGAHLEREVDIICSLTHPNIIRIHEVFENREKIVMVMEFASGGELYDYVQQREELSETEARHFFRQIVSAVHYCHRNGVVHRDLKLENILLDHNRDVKLADFGLSNRYEKGRLLDTFCGSPLYASPEIINGLPYLGPEVDCWALGVLLYALVHGSMPFDGDGSNCLRQQISLGQYRRPPCPSDACPLIDWMLTVCVEDRATVEDIASHWWVNNGSDGPLPCSTSTSCTRCHEDMSLPAHRHDILECPPSNSQLQLNCPPYSPGRLMLCCRKETHPLDNSTQVCNLNSLATPQHHQPSKLPKKGILKTPPLELRVGARDDTSCYGDSIISRNDQEKVQVCRRTKSILKYNRKFTSDSKLPQSEAKPWSASIGHHKPTERNEASPEDELER from the exons ATGAGAGATGGGGCTTATGGAGCTCACTTAGAGAGAGAGGTTGACATCATCTGCTCCCTTACACACCCCAACATCATCCGTATACATGAAG TATTTGAGAACAGGGAGAAGATTGTTATGGTGATGGAGTTTGCCAGTGGTGGGGAGCTGTATGACTATGTTCAGCAACGAGAGGAACTCTCAGAAACAGAGGCCAGACACTTCTTCAGACAGATAGTATCTGCAGTGCATTACTGTCACAGG AATGGTGTTGTTCATCGAGACCTGAAACTAGAGAACATTCTTCTGGACCACAATCGGGATGTGAAG TTGGCTGACTTTGGCCTTTCTAACCGCTATGAGAAGGGAAGATTACTGGACACATTCTGTGGGAGTCCTCTGTATGCATCACCAGAGATCATCAATGGACTACCCTACCTGGGACCAGAG GTGGACTGCTGGGCACTGGGTGTGTTGCTTTATGCTCTGGTCCACGGCTCCATGCCCTTTGATGGAGACGGAAGCAACTGCCTGAGACAACAGATCAGTCTGGGCCAATACAGGAGACCCCCATGTCCATCAG ATGCTTGCCCTCTGATTGACTGGATGCTGACTGTATGTGTGGAGGACAGGGCAACAGTGGAGGACATTGCAAGCCACTGGTGGGTGAACAACGGAAGTGACGGCCCACTTCCCTGCTCTACGTCTACGTCCTGCACCAGGTGCCATGAGGACATGTCTCTACCTGCCCACCGTCATGACATATTGGAATGTCCACCATCCAACTCCCAGCTCCAGCTTAATTGTCCACCATATTCTCCAGGGCGCCtgatgctgtgctgcaggaagGAGACACACCCACTTGATAACTCCACCCAAGTATGTAATCTGAACTCCTTAGCCACTCCCCAGCACCACCAGCCTTCTAAACTTCCCAAGAAAGGCATTCTGAAGACCCCTCCCCTAGAACTGAGAGTTGGAGCAAGAGATGACACCAGTTGCTACGGTGACAGCATAATATCAAGAAATGATCAAGAAAAAGTACAGGTTTGCAGGAgaacaaagagcatcctgaaatACAACAGAAAATTCACATCCGACTCAAAGCTTCCTCAGTCAGAAGCTAAGCCTTGGTCAGCTAGCATCGGCCACCACAAGCCAACGGAGAGAAATGAGGCCAGTCCAGAGGATGAGCTGGAAAGGTAG
- the LOC114798772 gene encoding NUAK family SNF1-like kinase 2 isoform X2 — translation MRDGAYGAHLEREVDIICSLTHPNIIRIHEVFENREKIVMVMEFASGGELYDYVQQREELSETEARHFFRQIVSAVHYCHRNGVVHRDLKLENILLDHNRDVKLADFGLSNRYEKGRLLDTFCGSPLYASPEIINGLPYLGPEVDCWALGVLLYALVHGSMPFDGDGSNCLRQQISLGQYRRPPCPSDACPLIDWMLTVCVEDRATVEDIASHWWVNNGSDGPLPCSTSTSCTRAPDAVLQEGDTPT, via the exons ATGAGAGATGGGGCTTATGGAGCTCACTTAGAGAGAGAGGTTGACATCATCTGCTCCCTTACACACCCCAACATCATCCGTATACATGAAG TATTTGAGAACAGGGAGAAGATTGTTATGGTGATGGAGTTTGCCAGTGGTGGGGAGCTGTATGACTATGTTCAGCAACGAGAGGAACTCTCAGAAACAGAGGCCAGACACTTCTTCAGACAGATAGTATCTGCAGTGCATTACTGTCACAGG AATGGTGTTGTTCATCGAGACCTGAAACTAGAGAACATTCTTCTGGACCACAATCGGGATGTGAAG TTGGCTGACTTTGGCCTTTCTAACCGCTATGAGAAGGGAAGATTACTGGACACATTCTGTGGGAGTCCTCTGTATGCATCACCAGAGATCATCAATGGACTACCCTACCTGGGACCAGAG GTGGACTGCTGGGCACTGGGTGTGTTGCTTTATGCTCTGGTCCACGGCTCCATGCCCTTTGATGGAGACGGAAGCAACTGCCTGAGACAACAGATCAGTCTGGGCCAATACAGGAGACCCCCATGTCCATCAG ATGCTTGCCCTCTGATTGACTGGATGCTGACTGTATGTGTGGAGGACAGGGCAACAGTGGAGGACATTGCAAGCCACTGGTGGGTGAACAACGGAAGTGACGGCCCACTTCCCTGCTCTACGTCTACGTCCTGCACCAG GGCGCCtgatgctgtgctgcaggaagGAGACACACCCACTTGA